In Bacillus cereus ATCC 14579, a single window of DNA contains:
- a CDS encoding homoserine dehydrogenase has product MNNVINVGVLGLGTVGSGVVHILKEHYKKIALDTGYEVKVKTVVVRDLEKERDVCIDGIAVTSHANEVLNDSNIDIVVEVMGGIEEAKQHIVKALRNKKHVVTANKDLMAVYGAELLQLANDNDCDLCYEASVAGGIPVLRGLTDGLASDQIEKIMGIVNGTTNYMLTKMSQNGWSYEEALQEAQKLGFAESDPTADVDGLDAARKVAILANLGFSMNVSLDDVQVRGIRKVEKEDLQMAEKLGFTMKLIGKAEKQGSAIHLSVEPTLLPSQHPLSNVNNEFNAVYVHGQAVGEVMFYGPGAGKLPTGSAVVSDIISIVKNMNQVPKNKSALKEPVPYELQGDEEVVSKYFLRISLRDEPGMLQKITECFVNYSVSLKEVIQLPLNRELAEVVVVTHRTSKYQFERVLGAIEAVASEINSYYIIEEEKQYV; this is encoded by the coding sequence ATGAATAACGTTATAAATGTTGGAGTATTAGGTTTAGGTACGGTCGGAAGTGGTGTTGTTCATATTTTGAAAGAACATTATAAAAAAATCGCACTTGATACAGGATACGAAGTGAAAGTGAAAACAGTCGTTGTACGTGATTTGGAAAAAGAACGCGATGTTTGTATTGATGGAATTGCAGTAACAAGTCATGCAAATGAAGTTCTAAATGATTCAAATATTGATATTGTAGTAGAGGTAATGGGTGGAATTGAAGAAGCAAAGCAGCATATTGTTAAGGCTTTACGAAATAAAAAGCATGTCGTAACAGCAAATAAAGATTTAATGGCTGTATATGGTGCAGAGCTTCTTCAACTGGCGAACGATAATGATTGTGATTTATGTTACGAAGCGAGTGTAGCGGGCGGTATTCCAGTGTTAAGAGGACTAACTGATGGGCTAGCATCAGATCAAATTGAAAAAATAATGGGAATTGTAAATGGTACAACAAATTATATGTTAACAAAAATGAGTCAAAATGGATGGTCTTATGAAGAGGCTTTACAGGAAGCACAAAAATTAGGCTTTGCAGAATCGGATCCGACAGCAGATGTAGATGGACTAGATGCGGCGAGAAAGGTAGCAATTCTTGCAAACTTAGGTTTTTCGATGAATGTTTCATTAGATGATGTGCAAGTAAGAGGGATTCGAAAGGTCGAAAAAGAAGATTTACAAATGGCTGAAAAGTTAGGATTTACTATGAAGTTAATTGGGAAAGCAGAAAAACAAGGATCAGCCATTCATTTAAGTGTAGAACCGACGCTTTTACCGAGCCAGCATCCATTATCAAATGTGAATAATGAATTTAATGCAGTATATGTTCACGGTCAAGCGGTAGGAGAAGTAATGTTTTACGGACCTGGAGCTGGAAAGTTGCCAACTGGTTCTGCTGTAGTAAGTGATATTATTTCCATCGTTAAAAATATGAATCAAGTGCCGAAAAATAAAAGTGCGTTAAAAGAACCAGTTCCTTATGAATTACAAGGTGATGAAGAAGTAGTTTCGAAATATTTCTTGCGTATTTCATTACGAGATGAGCCTGGGATGTTACAAAAAATAACAGAATGTTTCGTTAATTACTCTGTAAGTTTAAAAGAAGTTATTCAATTACCTTTAAACCGTGAACTGGCAGAAGTTGTTGTTGTGACACATCGAACTTCCAAGTATCAATTCGAACGAGTTTTAGGAGCGATAGAAGCTGTCGCAAGTGAAATAAACAGTTACTACATTATTGAGGAGGAAAAACAATATGTATAA
- the thrC gene encoding threonine synthase, with protein sequence MYKGLLKQYASYLPVNENTPDVSLMEGNTPLIPLLNISKQLGIQLYGKYEGANPTGSFKDRGMVMAVAKAKEEGSEAIICASTGNTSASAAAYAARLGMKCIIVIPEGKIAHGKLAQAVAYGAEIISIEGNFDDALKAVRNIAAEEPITLVNSVNPYRIEGQKTAAFEICDQLQNAPDVLAIPVGNAGNITAYWKGFCEYEKEKGYKKPRIHGFEAEGAAAIVKGHVIEEPETIATAIRIGNPASWSYAVEAAEQSCGEIDMVSDEEILHAYRLLAKTEGVFAEPGSNASLAGVIKHVKSGKIKKGETVVAVLTGNGLKDPDIAISSNQLDIASLSNDIEQIKDHIKGVIMS encoded by the coding sequence ATGTATAAAGGACTATTGAAACAATATGCTTCTTATTTACCGGTGAATGAAAACACACCTGATGTCAGTTTAATGGAAGGAAATACACCTCTTATTCCGTTATTAAATATATCAAAGCAATTAGGGATTCAGCTATATGGTAAGTACGAAGGAGCGAATCCGACAGGTTCTTTTAAAGATCGTGGTATGGTGATGGCAGTTGCTAAGGCGAAAGAAGAAGGTTCAGAAGCAATCATTTGTGCATCAACAGGTAATACATCAGCATCAGCTGCAGCATATGCGGCACGTCTTGGGATGAAATGTATAATCGTAATCCCTGAAGGAAAGATTGCGCATGGAAAATTAGCGCAAGCGGTCGCTTATGGAGCTGAAATTATTTCAATAGAAGGGAATTTCGATGATGCACTTAAGGCTGTAAGAAATATTGCTGCAGAAGAGCCGATTACATTAGTAAATTCAGTGAATCCTTATCGAATTGAAGGACAAAAAACGGCAGCATTTGAAATTTGTGACCAATTGCAAAATGCACCAGATGTTCTAGCTATCCCTGTTGGGAACGCAGGGAATATTACAGCATATTGGAAAGGTTTCTGTGAATATGAGAAAGAAAAAGGTTATAAGAAGCCAAGAATTCATGGTTTTGAAGCAGAAGGAGCAGCTGCAATTGTAAAAGGGCATGTAATTGAAGAACCTGAAACAATTGCAACAGCGATTCGCATCGGTAACCCAGCAAGTTGGTCGTATGCAGTAGAGGCTGCCGAGCAGTCTTGTGGTGAAATAGATATGGTATCAGATGAAGAAATTTTACATGCGTATAGGTTATTAGCAAAAACTGAAGGAGTTTTCGCTGAACCAGGATCAAATGCTTCATTAGCTGGCGTAATTAAACATGTTAAATCTGGAAAAATCAAAAAGGGAGAAACAGTTGTTGCAGTATTAACTGGAAATGGTTTGAAGGATCCTGATATCGCTATTTCTTCAAATCAACTAGACATCGCAAGTTTGTCAAATGATATAGAACAGATTAAAGATCATATTAAAGGGGTGATTATGTCGTGA
- the thrB gene encoding homoserine kinase: MIPLSVRVPASTANVGPGFDSVGIALSLYLDVVVKEKADKWQVIHSFEESIPTDDKNLIVSTACKVCPSISPHIIEVTSNIPLTRGLGSSASAIVAGIELANQLGNLNLTADQKVQIATNFEGHPDNVAASILGGTVIGALDGKDISVVRIESKELGVISLIPNEELNTDESRSVLPKMFPFHEAVKASAISNVLVAALCQKRWEVVGEMMERDHFHEPYRLELVPLLPSIRKCAKEFGAYGTALSGAGPSIFILTPYEKRQEIAEQLARVFTDMKVCELEIDHKGIIVNKEEHIGS, from the coding sequence GTGATACCATTAAGTGTTCGTGTCCCTGCTAGTACGGCAAATGTTGGTCCTGGATTTGATTCAGTTGGAATAGCTTTGTCATTGTATTTAGATGTGGTGGTTAAAGAAAAAGCTGATAAATGGCAAGTAATCCATTCCTTTGAAGAATCAATTCCGACAGACGATAAAAATTTAATCGTTAGCACGGCATGTAAAGTCTGTCCTTCTATATCACCCCATATAATAGAAGTTACTAGTAATATCCCATTAACAAGAGGGCTAGGAAGTAGTGCATCAGCGATTGTAGCTGGGATAGAACTTGCGAATCAACTAGGCAATTTGAACTTAACTGCTGATCAAAAAGTTCAAATTGCTACAAATTTTGAAGGACATCCTGATAATGTTGCTGCTTCTATATTAGGTGGAACTGTAATCGGAGCACTTGATGGAAAGGATATTTCCGTCGTAAGAATTGAGAGCAAGGAGTTAGGGGTAATTTCTCTTATTCCGAATGAAGAATTAAATACAGATGAAAGTCGATCTGTATTACCAAAGATGTTTCCGTTTCATGAGGCAGTTAAAGCTAGTGCGATAAGTAACGTATTAGTAGCTGCATTATGTCAAAAGCGGTGGGAAGTTGTAGGTGAAATGATGGAGAGAGACCATTTTCACGAGCCATATCGTTTAGAACTCGTACCGTTATTACCATCTATTCGTAAATGCGCAAAAGAATTTGGTGCGTACGGTACAGCACTTAGCGGTGCGGGACCATCTATTTTTATATTAACGCCATATGAGAAACGTCAAGAAATCGCTGAGCAATTAGCGAGAGTATTTACAGATATGAAAGTATGTGAGCTTGAAATCGACCATAAAGGTATTATTGTAAATAAGGAAGAGCATATTGGATCGTAA
- a CDS encoding DUF6366 family protein has translation MNKESPEEKRERMRQSELKSIPTGSLHDGLNRAETGSPVDIAGGMNWKGTGIIILVLLLGYIVYTYFFS, from the coding sequence ATGAATAAAGAGTCACCAGAAGAAAAAAGAGAGCGTATGAGACAAAGTGAATTAAAAAGTATTCCTACGGGTTCTTTACATGACGGACTCAATAGAGCGGAAACAGGTAGTCCAGTTGATATAGCAGGCGGTATGAATTGGAAAGGTACAGGGATAATCATTTTAGTACTACTTTTAGGATACATTGTATACACTTATTTTTTCAGTTAA
- a CDS encoding glycoside hydrolase encodes MKKMIAICLLTTMPFSTLVGCDVKGSNAVQESKIKKSTYKDFTYDVNPETFTLTVEHEGVKEQASRPLPKMKVSNVKKEKDRTSWEYPDQKVKIKLEKKKDHLNIEVESTGAESFTWPKVEAENYTLPLWEGKQIPSNDENWKKFLKDDAYSFAESFSMKFFALNGSKYSIVYIANNMFNNELKFHSDPKIGFGFTHEFPSINKNKTYGFQLYVTNNDAVSIAKLYKDDIVRKGEFKTLQEKARKNKEIEKLYGAAHFYFWNQNGLSENNINWPKLREQINSPLFSHIKELIQKNSSEPGELNVLDQVSKQDFIDKYQKNVILRYINEVLSMKEFYKEDIFQNVDQEASVLLKKGVGYLTNTELYSLNKHLLKSLLGDAVEEVSKWGNADGTDILKEMKEVGIEKAWIGLPNWEQGFMQPNFVTKAKEMGYLVGPYDSYHSIHEKSDKNWNTASFNDPSLYEEATVTKKNGEKVQGFLGRGRKLNPTLSLPSVKERMNDILQNGPKYNSWFIDCDATGEIYDDYSAKHITTQEQDLKARLKRMDYIAQEKGMVVGSEGGNDFASSTIAFAHGIETPVIKWDDEDMRKNKTSPYYVGGYWSPNQNVPEKYAKQVPLKEEYKQVYLNPVYSVPLYKLVYNDSVITTHHWEWGSLKVKDEVGNRMLSELLYNVPPLYHLDEVEWNKHKKEITEHLKVWNEVHEKAVKEEMTNFAYLSEDKLVQSVSYGKNIKIIVNFSNEDMEVEKTKIKAKSAFIDNQGKKSMYTLFEK; translated from the coding sequence ATGAAAAAAATGATAGCGATATGTCTTCTAACAACTATGCCATTTTCGACTTTAGTCGGTTGTGACGTAAAAGGTAGTAATGCTGTACAAGAGTCTAAAATAAAGAAATCGACGTATAAAGATTTTACTTATGATGTAAATCCAGAAACATTCACATTAACTGTAGAACATGAGGGGGTAAAGGAACAGGCATCACGACCCCTACCGAAAATGAAGGTATCGAATGTAAAAAAAGAAAAGGATCGTACATCGTGGGAATATCCAGATCAAAAAGTAAAAATAAAATTAGAAAAGAAAAAAGACCACTTAAACATTGAAGTGGAATCGACTGGTGCAGAAAGCTTTACATGGCCGAAAGTAGAAGCTGAAAATTATACACTTCCGTTATGGGAGGGTAAGCAAATTCCGAGCAATGATGAGAATTGGAAGAAGTTTTTAAAGGATGATGCATATTCATTTGCTGAATCATTTTCTATGAAGTTTTTCGCATTAAATGGTTCGAAATATTCAATTGTATATATTGCAAACAATATGTTTAATAATGAATTGAAGTTTCATTCGGATCCGAAAATAGGATTTGGTTTTACACATGAATTTCCGAGCATAAATAAAAATAAAACATATGGATTTCAATTATATGTGACAAATAATGATGCGGTAAGCATTGCTAAACTGTATAAGGATGATATTGTTCGAAAAGGTGAATTTAAAACATTACAAGAAAAGGCTAGAAAAAATAAAGAAATCGAAAAGTTATATGGAGCGGCGCATTTTTATTTTTGGAATCAAAATGGTCTATCAGAAAATAATATAAATTGGCCAAAACTAAGGGAGCAAATAAATAGCCCGCTGTTTAGTCATATAAAAGAACTTATTCAAAAGAATAGTTCAGAGCCTGGGGAACTGAATGTATTAGATCAAGTAAGTAAACAAGATTTCATTGATAAGTATCAAAAAAATGTTATTTTACGTTATATAAACGAAGTATTATCCATGAAGGAATTTTATAAAGAGGATATTTTTCAAAACGTTGATCAGGAAGCTAGTGTGCTATTAAAGAAAGGTGTAGGTTACTTAACGAACACAGAATTGTATAGCTTAAATAAGCATTTATTAAAGTCGTTACTTGGTGATGCGGTTGAAGAGGTAAGTAAATGGGGTAATGCAGATGGAACGGACATACTAAAGGAAATGAAAGAGGTAGGAATAGAAAAAGCGTGGATTGGTCTGCCGAACTGGGAACAAGGATTTATGCAACCTAATTTCGTGACAAAAGCGAAGGAAATGGGGTATTTAGTCGGTCCGTATGATTCATATCATTCCATTCACGAAAAAAGTGATAAAAATTGGAACACAGCATCCTTTAATGACCCATCATTATATGAAGAGGCTACTGTAACGAAGAAAAACGGAGAAAAGGTGCAAGGCTTTTTAGGCAGAGGTCGCAAGTTAAACCCGACTTTATCGCTGCCTAGTGTAAAGGAACGCATGAATGATATATTACAAAATGGTCCTAAATATAATTCATGGTTTATTGATTGTGATGCGACAGGTGAAATTTACGATGACTATTCAGCGAAACATATAACGACACAAGAGCAAGATTTAAAAGCACGTTTAAAACGAATGGACTACATTGCGCAAGAAAAGGGTATGGTCGTTGGTTCTGAAGGTGGAAATGATTTTGCTAGTAGTACGATTGCATTTGCACACGGAATTGAAACACCTGTTATTAAATGGGACGATGAAGATATGCGGAAAAATAAAACAAGTCCGTATTATGTCGGTGGATATTGGTCACCAAATCAAAATGTGCCTGAAAAATATGCAAAACAAGTACCATTGAAAGAAGAATATAAACAAGTATATTTAAACCCAGTATATTCAGTACCATTATATAAATTAGTATACAATGATTCCGTTATTACAACGCATCATTGGGAATGGGGAAGTTTAAAGGTAAAAGATGAAGTTGGAAATCGAATGCTGTCTGAATTATTGTATAATGTTCCTCCGTTGTACCATTTAGATGAAGTAGAGTGGAATAAACATAAAAAAGAAATTACAGAGCATCTAAAAGTTTGGAATGAAGTTCATGAAAAAGCAGTAAAAGAAGAGATGACGAATTTTGCGTATTTGTCAGAAGATAAGCTAGTACAATCTGTTTCTTATGGAAAAAATATTAAAATCATTGTGAACTTCTCAAATGAAGACATGGAAGTAGAAAAAACGAAAATAAAAGCAAAGTCGGCTTTTATTGATAATCAGGGGAAGAAAAGCATGTATACGCTGTTTGAGAAATAA
- a CDS encoding LCP family protein: MSSELEQNTRSNKKRSKRKSIKWFILIPFFLLIFGGVGYGSFIYNKAKAVVNDAYAKIEKSSKRDKEVEPLKDNISILIMGVDGSEMRKSQYGEAVRTDALLLATINKDDKSVKLVSIPRDSRVYIPTRKKLDKITHAHVFGGVESTRDTVERFLNVPVDYYVKFNFESFVQIVDSIGGIDIDVPVTFTEQDSKDQAGMIHLEKGYQHLNGEQALALARTRKIDSDAMRGQRQQLVIEAIAKKAMSVQSIIKMGSLLDAVDKNMKTNLTFDDMLAITKNMAGSNLEMEKLQIEGTDKRIGGIYYYIPNEKNVKDISKKLNDHLGVTPKSVRNE, encoded by the coding sequence ATGAGCTCTGAATTAGAACAAAATACGAGAAGTAATAAAAAGCGTTCTAAAAGAAAGTCAATAAAATGGTTCATATTAATTCCATTTTTCCTACTTATTTTTGGAGGAGTAGGATATGGTTCGTTTATATATAATAAAGCAAAAGCTGTTGTAAATGATGCGTATGCGAAAATTGAAAAGTCATCAAAGCGTGATAAAGAAGTTGAACCTTTAAAGGATAATATTTCAATATTAATCATGGGTGTAGATGGAAGTGAAATGAGAAAAAGCCAATATGGCGAAGCAGTTCGAACAGATGCACTTTTATTAGCAACAATTAATAAAGATGATAAGTCTGTTAAGCTAGTAAGTATTCCACGTGATTCACGTGTTTATATTCCAACTAGAAAAAAATTAGATAAAATTACTCATGCTCACGTATTTGGTGGCGTAGAAAGCACACGCGATACGGTGGAAAGATTCTTAAATGTCCCTGTTGATTATTATGTGAAGTTTAACTTTGAATCATTCGTACAAATTGTCGATTCAATTGGTGGTATTGATATTGATGTACCAGTTACTTTCACTGAACAAGATAGTAAAGACCAAGCTGGTATGATCCATTTAGAAAAAGGTTACCAACATTTAAATGGAGAACAAGCACTTGCACTTGCAAGAACGCGTAAAATTGATAGTGACGCAATGCGTGGACAGAGACAGCAACTTGTAATAGAAGCAATTGCTAAAAAAGCGATGTCTGTTCAATCAATTATCAAGATGGGCTCTTTACTAGATGCGGTTGATAAAAATATGAAAACGAACTTAACATTTGACGATATGCTTGCCATTACAAAAAATATGGCAGGATCTAATTTGGAAATGGAAAAATTGCAAATAGAAGGCACAGATAAACGTATCGGTGGTATTTATTATTACATTCCAAATGAAAAAAATGTAAAAGATATTTCAAAAAAATTAAATGATCATTTAGGTGTAACGCCAAAATCAGTCCGAAATGAATAA
- a CDS encoding response regulator transcription factor, giving the protein MSKILVLEDELTIRSFIVLNLKRAGFYVIEATTGEEALQILSEQTVDIALLDVMLPGIDGLEVCKAIRKENKKMGIIMLTARVQDEDKVQGLGMGADDYIAKPFSPVVLTARIQSLLRRIEVHEEKTNIVTSGPFSLNIIEERLYKDGQLVDLTPTEYMILQYLMNQASKPVSRDEILNMIWGTNYVGETKVVDVNMRRLRQKIECNPSEPEFILTVWGKGYVWKESMR; this is encoded by the coding sequence ATGTCAAAAATTTTAGTTTTAGAAGATGAATTAACGATCCGTAGCTTTATTGTTTTAAATTTAAAACGTGCTGGATTTTATGTAATAGAAGCTACTACTGGAGAAGAAGCGTTACAAATTTTGAGTGAACAAACTGTTGATATAGCACTGCTGGATGTAATGTTACCGGGGATTGATGGTTTAGAGGTTTGTAAGGCTATCAGGAAAGAAAATAAAAAAATGGGTATTATTATGTTAACCGCACGTGTACAAGATGAAGATAAGGTGCAAGGACTAGGAATGGGTGCAGATGATTATATTGCAAAACCGTTTAGTCCAGTAGTATTAACTGCACGTATACAGTCTTTATTAAGAAGAATAGAAGTACATGAAGAAAAAACGAATATTGTTACGTCAGGTCCATTTTCGTTAAATATTATAGAAGAAAGATTGTATAAAGATGGACAATTAGTCGATTTAACACCTACAGAGTATATGATATTACAGTATTTAATGAATCAGGCTTCAAAGCCAGTTTCGCGTGATGAAATTTTAAATATGATTTGGGGAACCAATTACGTAGGTGAGACGAAAGTAGTAGATGTAAATATGAGACGGTTACGTCAAAAGATAGAATGTAATCCATCAGAACCTGAATTTATTCTTACGGTGTGGGGAAAAGGATATGTGTGGAAGGAAAGTATGAGATGA
- a CDS encoding sensor histidine kinase — MKRKVTLYFMTVITLMLVLFEVVFSVSIYRYYYNGIVQYIESHAKTSTRFFSEYNSLYFIRLQEYSGDIISSFQLEGTELQLIDRHGSVIQSSSGEKVEGKVNIPQSLLEGEMYNQVTTKGNKKQLEVLSPLIHQGQTIGVLKYTTVLTNVNKKIIEIITFTISVGIVISGVVFLISRRLANSFVEPIESIIQASSQIAEGTLKQKIKEDYPGELGDLAHSLNYMAYKIDKAEQMKNEFIASISHEIRTPLTGIKGWSETLKTVDHLTEEEIKQGMGIISGETDRLIHLVEELLDFSRLQSNHFNLYKQKVQLYDILEETIWQLTPKSEEKEIQFITTIDRMELMGDRNRLKQVFLNIVQNAIKYSHKKSTIHIEATKIEGQAVIKVRDEGIGIAKEHLPYIEQSFYQINNHAAGAGIGLAIVKKMVELHSGVLSVTSKEGIGTTILIKLPL, encoded by the coding sequence ATGAAACGGAAAGTGACTTTATATTTTATGACGGTCATTACACTTATGCTTGTATTATTTGAAGTTGTATTTTCAGTCTCAATTTATCGATACTATTATAATGGTATTGTGCAATATATAGAGTCTCATGCGAAAACGAGTACACGTTTTTTTTCAGAATACAATTCACTATACTTTATTCGATTACAAGAATATAGTGGTGACATAATTAGTAGCTTTCAATTAGAAGGAACAGAATTACAGTTAATCGATCGTCACGGCTCGGTTATACAATCTTCAAGTGGTGAAAAGGTAGAAGGTAAAGTGAATATTCCACAATCATTATTAGAAGGTGAAATGTATAATCAAGTTACTACGAAAGGTAATAAAAAACAACTAGAGGTGCTAAGCCCACTTATACATCAAGGACAAACTATTGGTGTTTTAAAATATACGACTGTTTTAACAAATGTAAATAAAAAGATTATTGAAATTATTACGTTTACTATTTCTGTAGGTATTGTTATTTCGGGAGTCGTCTTCTTAATTAGTAGACGTTTGGCAAATTCATTTGTTGAGCCAATTGAATCCATTATTCAAGCCTCTTCACAAATTGCAGAAGGCACATTAAAGCAAAAAATTAAAGAAGATTATCCTGGAGAATTAGGTGACTTGGCACATAGTTTAAATTATATGGCCTATAAAATAGATAAGGCTGAGCAGATGAAAAATGAATTCATTGCTTCTATTTCGCACGAAATACGAACGCCTTTAACAGGAATTAAAGGTTGGAGTGAGACGTTAAAAACAGTAGATCATTTAACAGAAGAAGAAATAAAGCAAGGTATGGGCATTATTTCAGGTGAGACAGATAGATTGATTCATTTAGTAGAAGAATTGCTAGATTTTTCAAGATTACAATCAAATCATTTTAATTTATATAAACAAAAGGTGCAGTTGTACGATATACTAGAGGAGACGATTTGGCAATTAACTCCTAAATCGGAAGAGAAGGAAATTCAATTTATTACTACTATAGACCGAATGGAATTGATGGGAGATCGAAATAGGTTAAAGCAAGTTTTCTTGAATATTGTTCAAAATGCAATTAAGTATTCACATAAAAAAAGTACAATACACATTGAAGCGACTAAAATAGAAGGACAAGCAGTGATTAAGGTAAGAGACGAAGGGATTGGAATTGCTAAAGAACATTTACCATATATTGAGCAATCATTTTACCAAATTAATAATCATGCTGCAGGTGCAGGTATTGGTTTAGCTATCGTTAAAAAAATGGTAGAGCTTCATAGCGGTGTGCTTAGTGTTACAAGCAAAGAAGGAATAGGAACAACAATTTTGATAAAACTCCCATTATAA
- a CDS encoding peptidoglycan-N-acetylglucosamine deacetylase has protein sequence MEKALKIKQIVVVLIAIAAVAIGYYMFQSITSPAKAVAKQENVVQLASEQPKVEMNKTAPSRFNGKERKVAYLTFDDGPGKYTAELLNTLKQHDAKATFFLIGANVKEFPDLVKRENAEGHYVGMHSMTHNFAKLYKNGEYVNEMKEDQGLIANIIGKSPKLTRPPYGSMPGLNEGLRNKVVEGGFKVWDWTIDSLDWRYNKMPVDAAAAQIAQNVLTNATKPQEVILMHDIHPQSVAAVPAILKGLKEKGYEFEAYHEESHFPVNFWHDNRM, from the coding sequence ATGGAAAAAGCTTTAAAAATTAAACAAATAGTAGTCGTTTTAATAGCGATTGCCGCAGTAGCTATTGGGTATTACATGTTTCAATCAATTACTTCACCAGCAAAAGCTGTTGCGAAACAAGAAAATGTAGTGCAGCTTGCAAGTGAACAGCCGAAAGTTGAAATGAATAAAACGGCACCAAGTCGTTTTAATGGAAAAGAAAGAAAAGTTGCTTATCTTACATTTGACGATGGGCCAGGGAAATATACGGCTGAATTATTAAATACGCTAAAACAACATGATGCGAAGGCGACGTTCTTTTTAATTGGAGCGAATGTAAAAGAATTTCCTGATTTAGTGAAACGTGAAAATGCTGAGGGTCATTATGTAGGCATGCATAGTATGACACATAATTTCGCAAAGTTATATAAAAATGGCGAGTATGTAAATGAGATGAAAGAAGATCAAGGTTTAATCGCTAATATTATTGGGAAATCACCTAAATTAACACGTCCTCCATATGGTTCGATGCCTGGATTGAATGAAGGTCTTCGAAATAAAGTGGTAGAAGGCGGATTTAAAGTATGGGATTGGACAATTGATTCATTAGATTGGAGATACAATAAAATGCCAGTTGATGCAGCTGCAGCACAAATTGCTCAAAACGTATTAACAAACGCAACAAAACCACAAGAAGTAATTTTAATGCATGATATTCACCCGCAATCAGTTGCTGCTGTGCCAGCAATTTTAAAGGGGCTAAAAGAAAAAGGTTATGAGTTTGAAGCTTATCATGAAGAGAGTCACTTCCCAGTGAACTTCTGGCATGATAACCGTATGTAA
- a CDS encoding YkyA family protein codes for MKYGKVAVVGALSVGLLTGCFGEKPEENLYTAFETAATQEKSLVDEAKKLEQLEKQGQELYAQILQEGKEHNEAVVKKIEQATANVDDREKVLKSEKEMLEKAQKETKSVQSNIEKIEDKKLQKQAKAVEESYKNRYDAFQKMNENYTKVLATEKELYEKLKVKETKLKEIGEKVKTVNELNVEAQKSKEQFNKFTKEYNDSKLAFYKGAEIKIKDQK; via the coding sequence TTGAAGTATGGAAAAGTAGCAGTAGTTGGAGCGTTATCAGTAGGACTTTTAACAGGTTGTTTCGGTGAAAAGCCAGAAGAAAATCTATATACAGCTTTTGAAACAGCAGCAACACAAGAAAAATCTTTAGTGGATGAAGCAAAAAAATTAGAGCAATTAGAGAAACAAGGGCAAGAATTATATGCTCAAATTTTGCAAGAAGGTAAAGAACATAATGAAGCAGTTGTGAAGAAAATAGAGCAAGCTACTGCAAATGTAGACGATCGTGAAAAAGTATTGAAAAGTGAGAAAGAAATGCTAGAAAAAGCACAGAAGGAAACGAAGTCTGTTCAAAGTAATATAGAGAAGATTGAAGATAAGAAGTTACAAAAACAAGCAAAAGCAGTAGAAGAGTCGTATAAGAATCGTTATGATGCATTCCAAAAGATGAATGAAAATTACACGAAAGTGTTAGCGACTGAAAAAGAACTGTATGAAAAATTAAAAGTAAAAGAAACGAAATTAAAAGAAATCGGTGAAAAAGTTAAAACTGTTAATGAATTAAATGTGGAAGCACAAAAGTCGAAAGAGCAGTTTAACAAATTTACAAAAGAGTATAATGACAGTAAATTAGCATTCTACAAAGGTGCAGAAATTAAGATTAAAGATCAGAAATAA